The Methanocella arvoryzae MRE50 genome includes a region encoding these proteins:
- a CDS encoding transposase, translating into MHSKNVGTGWQMPVSCFDCHCKILSDIPLMMLEAVDWQRFRYLEKNNKIGRPPQYSRIALLRALLYMELANLSSVSELVRILKGDNYKMRILGFDQLPSESTFSRFKDQVDTDRIMVLLTSMIWKKNPDFMSMVGVDSTSLPAFTRSDPEASWGYDHINDKMYYGYKIHLLYDLITLAPICSIVTPANMHDTTQLLPLQRKMGSRILLVKGLFADIAYDSKEHLERIYPIGIPLINRVNRRNTKKELPRYRIQEYIPFHDITMNKLYKNRMHCEYTNYLLKEHLTLKRVKTTGILRVTVKTGLTLIARQIQVLYQVKQGANPRTTIIE; encoded by the coding sequence ATGCATAGTAAAAACGTTGGTACGGGCTGGCAGATGCCCGTTTCTTGCTTCGATTGCCATTGTAAAATACTTTCTGACATACCGCTCATGATGCTGGAAGCGGTTGACTGGCAGCGTTTCCGATACCTCGAGAAGAATAATAAGATTGGGAGGCCTCCCCAGTACAGTCGGATCGCCTTGCTACGAGCACTTCTCTACATGGAACTGGCAAATCTCTCGAGTGTCAGTGAACTAGTAAGAATACTCAAGGGCGACAATTATAAAATGCGGATTCTCGGCTTCGACCAATTACCTAGTGAGAGCACGTTCAGCAGATTCAAAGACCAGGTAGACACCGACCGGATCATGGTCCTGTTGACAAGCATGATCTGGAAGAAAAACCCGGATTTCATGAGCATGGTTGGGGTAGACAGTACCAGCCTCCCTGCGTTCACCCGGAGTGATCCTGAGGCCTCATGGGGGTACGATCACATCAATGATAAAATGTACTACGGGTACAAAATCCACTTACTTTACGATCTGATTACACTGGCGCCGATCTGCAGTATTGTCACTCCTGCCAACATGCATGACACTACACAACTACTGCCATTACAGAGGAAAATGGGCAGTCGCATACTCCTTGTTAAGGGATTGTTCGCTGACATTGCCTATGACTCTAAAGAGCACTTGGAACGCATATACCCGATCGGCATACCATTGATCAACCGAGTTAACCGGCGGAACACGAAGAAAGAGCTACCCAGGTACCGAATACAGGAGTACATCCCCTTCCACGACATCACCATGAACAAATTATATAAAAACAGGATGCACTGCGAGTACACGAACTACCTGTTGAAAGAGCACCTCACCTTAAAACGAGTAAAAACTACCGGAATCCTTCGAGTTACTGTAAAGACCGGACTCACCCTGATAGCACGACAGATACAAGTACTCTACCAGGTTAAACAGGGAGCAAACCCCAGGACAACGATCATCGAGTGA
- a CDS encoding TIGR03557 family F420-dependent LLM class oxidoreductase, with translation MLGIKLGPEEYPPVELMNYAIAAEQAGFDAIDVSDHFHPWSELGQSCFTWTWLGAAAARTNRILLGPGVTCPILRYHPAVIAQAAATVDNFAPGRTYLGVGTGEALNEYSATGTWPGYSDRQQMLFEAIELIRRLWEGGYVTFDGAFYSTRKARLYTPPTTRIPIIVSSLVPGSAAFAGLQGDGLITVASEMSIIRQIVENFESGATQAGKDPEKMPRMIELNVIYASDMQAVMQDFKKYWAGAMVPALFNQNIYTPYMSEMNGAIVGDDTLKKRLCISNDPEEHIKYIQQFIDLGFTHIYVHTAGPGQIDFIKSYARDVLPALREQNKGAAGATEATA, from the coding sequence ATGTTAGGTATTAAGTTAGGTCCGGAAGAGTATCCCCCGGTAGAGTTGATGAACTACGCGATCGCCGCTGAGCAGGCCGGCTTCGACGCCATCGACGTAAGCGATCACTTTCACCCGTGGAGCGAGCTGGGACAGTCCTGCTTTACCTGGACGTGGCTGGGCGCTGCCGCTGCCCGGACAAACAGGATCTTGCTCGGACCGGGCGTTACGTGCCCGATTCTCCGCTACCATCCCGCAGTCATCGCGCAGGCTGCGGCTACAGTGGATAATTTTGCCCCGGGCAGGACATATCTGGGAGTCGGGACCGGCGAAGCGCTGAACGAATATTCTGCTACGGGCACCTGGCCCGGATACTCTGACCGGCAACAGATGCTTTTCGAGGCGATCGAGCTGATCAGGCGGCTGTGGGAGGGCGGCTACGTGACCTTTGACGGAGCGTTCTACAGCACCAGGAAGGCTCGACTATATACTCCGCCGACGACTCGGATACCCATCATCGTCTCTTCTCTGGTGCCGGGCAGCGCAGCCTTTGCCGGCCTGCAGGGAGACGGCCTCATCACAGTAGCCAGTGAGATGAGCATCATCAGACAGATAGTGGAAAATTTCGAGTCGGGTGCCACGCAGGCAGGTAAAGATCCGGAGAAGATGCCCCGCATGATCGAGCTGAACGTGATCTATGCCAGCGATATGCAGGCGGTTATGCAGGATTTCAAGAAATACTGGGCAGGCGCCATGGTACCTGCCCTCTTTAACCAGAACATCTATACTCCGTACATGTCGGAGATGAACGGGGCGATCGTAGGCGACGATACGCTAAAGAAGCGGCTCTGCATATCGAACGATCCCGAAGAGCATATCAAGTACATACAGCAGTTCATCGACCTCGGCTTCACCCACATATACGTTCATACTGCCGGGCCTGGACAGATAGACTTCATCAAATCTTACGCCCGGGACGTGCTGCCAGCACTGAGGGAACAAAACAAGGGCGCCGCCGGGGCAACAGAAGCTACTGCCTGA
- the msrA gene encoding peptide-methionine (S)-S-oxide reductase MsrA, with translation MSGERQSSKQEKATFGAGCFWHVEDAFLKEPGVISTQSGFMGGTTENPTYEEVCTGRTGHTEVVEVTYDPDKVTYDRLLDVFWSIHDPTQVNRQGPDIGVQYRSVIFYHNAEQQKLAEASRERIQKASSKPIATSIEPAGKFYRAEEYHQRYFEKTGRRCCGV, from the coding sequence ATGTCCGGGGAAAGACAGAGTTCAAAGCAGGAGAAAGCCACGTTCGGCGCAGGCTGCTTCTGGCACGTAGAGGACGCGTTTCTCAAAGAGCCGGGAGTGATTTCTACGCAATCGGGCTTTATGGGCGGCACAACGGAGAACCCGACTTACGAAGAAGTATGCACTGGCCGGACCGGCCACACAGAGGTCGTAGAGGTAACATACGATCCCGATAAGGTCACGTATGACAGGCTGCTGGACGTCTTCTGGAGCATCCACGATCCTACCCAGGTTAACAGGCAGGGCCCGGATATCGGCGTCCAGTACAGGTCAGTCATATTTTACCACAACGCAGAGCAGCAAAAGCTTGCTGAAGCGTCGCGGGAGCGCATCCAGAAAGCCTCGAGCAAGCCTATCGCTACCAGTATCGAGCCAGCAGGCAAATTTTACAGGGCGGAAGAGTACCACCAGCGCTACTTTGAAAAAACCGGACGAAGGTGTTGTGGAGTCTGA
- a CDS encoding nucleotide pyrophosphohydrolase, with amino-acid sequence MADDRDTTIDVLKERTKSFCEARDWDQYHDAKELAISITVEAAELLELFRFKSREEMERLFSARETREEICDEVADVLFALLRFSQLYDIDVVTEFNRKMAKNEVKYPVELARGSNKKYDEF; translated from the coding sequence ATGGCTGACGATCGAGATACCACTATCGATGTACTGAAAGAGCGGACAAAGAGCTTCTGCGAGGCGAGGGACTGGGATCAGTATCACGATGCCAAAGAGCTGGCCATCAGCATCACGGTCGAAGCTGCCGAGCTGCTGGAGCTGTTCAGGTTCAAGAGCCGTGAAGAGATGGAACGGCTGTTTAGTGCGCGGGAGACCCGGGAAGAAATCTGCGATGAAGTTGCGGACGTTCTTTTTGCGCTGCTTCGGTTTTCTCAGCTGTATGACATCGACGTGGTTACGGAGTTTAACAGGAAAATGGCGAAAAATGAGGTTAAGTATCCGGTCGAGCTGGCCCGGGGCTCGAATAAAAAGTACGATGAATTTTAG
- a CDS encoding carboxypeptidase-like regulatory domain-containing protein produces MSVSHTQPYTIWGYVRDTNGNPVSAATVTIGSLRLSSRTNADGYYQVSGIGFATGTAYSASASKSGYGQANGQFTVNGGDTHVDFTLMAPVTTPGLIAAQAEPTATGTSIQASPAPARIPTQYSTPLPAGQPASTTPVIENINRVAPYQQTSATPTQAPPIITASTNATIKLGVDLNEESNLSTMMISPNNESLIDSGMNNSSSSAISSGKRQGIVDIAGDLINIILTLFW; encoded by the coding sequence ATGTCAGTCTCACATACACAGCCATATACGATCTGGGGATATGTGAGAGATACCAATGGCAACCCGGTCAGTGCAGCAACGGTAACGATCGGCTCGCTAAGGCTTTCATCAAGGACAAACGCTGACGGGTACTACCAGGTCAGCGGCATCGGCTTTGCCACTGGCACAGCCTATTCGGCCTCGGCTTCAAAATCCGGATATGGCCAGGCTAACGGACAGTTCACCGTGAACGGCGGCGATACACACGTCGACTTCACCCTCATGGCACCCGTAACAACCCCAGGCCTGATAGCAGCACAGGCTGAACCGACTGCTACTGGCACTTCGATACAAGCCAGCCCTGCACCAGCCCGGATACCAACGCAATACTCGACACCGCTTCCGGCCGGACAACCTGCGAGTACCACCCCTGTAATAGAAAACATCAACAGGGTTGCACCTTACCAGCAGACTTCGGCAACGCCGACTCAAGCTCCGCCCATTATCACAGCATCCACCAATGCCACGATCAAACTGGGAGTAGACCTGAACGAAGAATCCAATCTGTCGACCATGATGATATCACCGAATAACGAAAGCCTGATCGATAGTGGCATGAACAATAGCAGCAGTTCCGCGATATCCAGTGGCAAACGTCAGGGAATCGTCGATATCGCCGGGGACCTGATTAACATAATATTGACTTTGTTCTGGTGA
- a CDS encoding DUF5667 domain-containing protein, with protein sequence MSKKPLITVLLVLVLLAAVPAASMAAPGKISPYKGMVGADSPLYGLKLLIEDLDESLAGSNTAKLQKQINHAQKRLSEAMAAAEANNPVAMELALSEYNSEIDDINSTMEQDDVSEEQYSEVGPAVDEQQQALEGMIDNGSIPGDLRDSLAGAYNNSTKIKNGRPFIYYNNTTYFVPPGHLKNGVNSTFVPPGLAKKGYVAPQPIIVNGSPAWPFPANLTENAKDKNKNKGYQGLTDVNATDTGKNKDKNNGQNNGKGNGNGNGNGNGNGNGNNKS encoded by the coding sequence ATGTCGAAGAAACCCCTGATCACAGTACTCTTAGTACTGGTACTCCTTGCAGCGGTCCCTGCCGCGTCTATGGCAGCGCCCGGCAAGATCAGCCCATATAAAGGCATGGTTGGAGCGGATTCTCCGCTCTATGGCTTGAAACTGCTTATCGAAGACCTTGACGAATCGCTGGCAGGCAGCAATACTGCCAAGCTACAGAAGCAGATTAACCATGCCCAGAAACGCCTTTCTGAAGCTATGGCTGCAGCCGAGGCTAACAACCCTGTGGCCATGGAATTGGCCTTGAGCGAGTACAACAGCGAGATCGACGACATCAACTCCACGATGGAGCAGGATGATGTCAGCGAAGAGCAGTACTCCGAAGTCGGCCCTGCAGTAGATGAGCAGCAACAAGCCTTAGAAGGAATGATCGACAACGGCAGTATTCCCGGCGATCTCAGGGACAGCCTGGCCGGGGCTTACAACAACAGCACCAAGATCAAAAACGGCAGGCCATTCATCTACTATAACAACACCACCTACTTCGTGCCGCCCGGCCACCTTAAGAACGGAGTAAACTCGACGTTCGTGCCGCCAGGCCTGGCCAAGAAAGGATACGTGGCACCCCAGCCGATCATAGTGAACGGAAGCCCGGCCTGGCCTTTCCCCGCCAACCTGACGGAGAATGCTAAGGACAAGAACAAAAATAAGGGCTATCAAGGCCTGACCGACGTGAACGCCACCGATACAGGAAAAAACAAGGATAAAAACAACGGCCAGAATAACGGCAAAGGCAACGGAAACGGAAACGGCAACGGCAACGGAAACGGAAACGGCAACAATAAAAGCTAG
- a CDS encoding DUF2115 domain-containing protein yields the protein MSRLYNYPGPEDPDRSSKMSGKNFQIFSLVARITLKRELAQELADEINRFSVYDLQYVSARLEKDISDLPSPYREKIRPYFMEQYFGRYNRIMTMRGSGELEKIEGEIKDPELFRDFCRMITARYPDRELQDEPEEYTQGSPFNSLFYYLISIFYMFVLDEPGHPAGMPFPGGFTVREHDGVVYCPIRDKEKDVEYSICNFCPAKQDDEF from the coding sequence ATATCCCGCTTATACAATTATCCGGGCCCGGAAGACCCGGACAGGTCATCTAAAATGAGCGGCAAAAACTTTCAGATATTTTCACTCGTTGCCAGAATAACTCTAAAAAGAGAGCTTGCCCAAGAACTTGCAGACGAAATCAACAGATTTTCCGTTTACGACCTGCAATACGTAAGCGCCCGTCTGGAGAAGGATATCAGTGACCTGCCCTCCCCATACAGAGAAAAGATCCGGCCATACTTTATGGAGCAGTACTTCGGCAGGTACAACCGAATCATGACCATGCGCGGCTCCGGGGAATTAGAGAAAATTGAGGGCGAGATCAAGGATCCGGAGCTTTTCCGGGACTTCTGTCGCATGATCACTGCACGCTATCCGGATCGAGAATTGCAGGACGAGCCAGAGGAATATACCCAGGGCTCGCCATTCAACAGCCTGTTTTACTACTTAATCAGCATATTTTATATGTTCGTGCTGGATGAGCCGGGCCATCCGGCAGGCATGCCATTCCCGGGCGGATTTACCGTCAGGGAGCACGATGGAGTGGTGTACTGCCCGATCAGAGATAAGGAAAAAGACGTGGAGTACTCGATCTGCAACTTCTGTCCTGCGAAGCAGGATGACGAGTTCTGA
- a CDS encoding Lrp/AsnC family transcriptional regulator: MDRLELDDRDRKIIALFEQNPEISQTQIAESVGLSQPTVGARINKLKNSGAIATSVGVDLKKAGMNIAKVDISTRDSNKIIDIFKNCPYFLNAMIVSGKENLTILFAAEDIATIEALVGRHLRSDPSVTSVDFGIVISSVQSLNMPVKIGFEKTDVSPCGFKCYECEYYIHNQCLGCPMTTHYKGKFW, translated from the coding sequence ATGGACCGGCTGGAACTAGATGACAGGGATCGCAAGATTATTGCTCTGTTCGAGCAAAACCCTGAAATTTCTCAGACACAGATCGCAGAATCAGTAGGGCTCTCCCAGCCTACAGTCGGGGCCAGGATCAACAAGCTCAAAAATTCGGGAGCCATAGCCACGAGTGTAGGCGTAGACCTGAAAAAGGCCGGCATGAACATCGCTAAGGTCGACATCTCTACCCGGGATTCCAATAAGATCATCGATATTTTCAAGAACTGCCCATATTTTTTGAACGCGATGATCGTATCGGGAAAAGAAAACCTTACCATATTATTTGCTGCCGAAGACATCGCGACCATCGAAGCCCTCGTGGGCCGCCACCTCCGCAGCGACCCATCGGTCACCAGCGTCGACTTCGGCATCGTCATATCTTCCGTCCAGAGCCTGAACATGCCCGTGAAGATCGGCTTCGAGAAAACCGACGTCTCGCCCTGCGGCTTCAAATGCTACGAATGCGAGTACTATATACACAACCAGTGCCTCGGCTGCCCGATGACCACTCACTACAAGGGCAAGTTCTGGTAA
- a CDS encoding NAD(P)/FAD-dependent oxidoreductase, giving the protein MIGAGPAGLTAALYAKRKGLTLAVIADSIGGQMSKTANIENYPGHEIIPGKQLALIMQEQIKQLGQDIVMDRVTGVERIGNRFRTTTATGKHFDSRTLIIATGAHWREIGVPGEKEFKNRGVSYCTTCDGPLFADMDVAVVGGANAAAESVLEMTHYATKVYMIVRSTLKADQILADRIMSSPKVTVLQGYTVEKITGTDFVEAIHIRSKAGEQKTLQVGGVFVEIGQDPNTDFLKGLVKTNDKGEIIIDEYCRTSVQGIYACGDVTDVPQKQVIVAAGEGAKAAMDVYTYLSTHR; this is encoded by the coding sequence GTGATAGGTGCAGGACCTGCAGGCCTGACTGCGGCCCTTTATGCGAAGAGAAAAGGCCTTACCCTGGCCGTGATCGCTGACTCGATCGGAGGCCAGATGAGCAAGACTGCCAACATAGAGAACTATCCCGGCCACGAGATCATTCCCGGCAAGCAGCTGGCTTTAATAATGCAGGAGCAGATAAAGCAGTTAGGCCAGGATATCGTCATGGACCGGGTGACGGGCGTCGAGAGGATAGGAAACCGGTTCCGGACAACTACTGCGACCGGAAAACACTTCGATTCCCGGACTCTCATAATCGCTACAGGCGCGCACTGGCGGGAGATCGGCGTACCCGGCGAGAAAGAGTTCAAGAACCGTGGTGTCAGCTATTGTACTACCTGCGATGGGCCGCTGTTCGCAGACATGGACGTAGCCGTAGTCGGCGGAGCCAATGCCGCCGCAGAATCAGTGCTGGAAATGACTCATTATGCCACGAAGGTATACATGATCGTCCGCAGCACCCTCAAAGCAGACCAGATCCTGGCAGACCGTATCATGTCCAGTCCCAAAGTGACCGTTCTCCAGGGGTATACCGTTGAAAAAATTACCGGCACAGACTTCGTGGAAGCCATCCACATCCGATCGAAGGCGGGCGAGCAAAAAACCCTGCAGGTCGGCGGAGTCTTCGTGGAAATCGGCCAGGACCCCAACACCGATTTCCTCAAAGGCCTGGTCAAAACCAACGATAAAGGCGAAATCATCATAGACGAGTACTGCCGCACCAGCGTACAAGGCATCTACGCCTGCGGCGACGTCACCGACGTACCCCAGAAACAGGTAATCGTAGCCGCCGGCGAGGGCGCCAAGGCAGCCATGGATGTCTACACTTACCTGAGCACACACAGGTGA
- a CDS encoding glutaredoxin family protein: MKNIRIYSKPLCQDCNRAKAFLKDKGIKFEDIDIQKNKPAHEEMVQQYGVDVCPVIVIDDQVMVGFNPPKINKLLSDH; the protein is encoded by the coding sequence ATGAAGAACATCAGGATCTACTCTAAGCCGCTGTGCCAGGACTGTAACAGGGCTAAAGCATTCCTGAAGGATAAGGGTATCAAATTCGAGGATATCGACATCCAGAAGAACAAGCCGGCCCACGAAGAGATGGTACAGCAGTACGGTGTCGACGTTTGCCCCGTTATAGTGATAGATGACCAGGTCATGGTCGGCTTCAACCCACCGAAAATTAATAAGCTTTTATCAGACCATTAG